The following proteins come from a genomic window of Mariniflexile sp. TRM1-10:
- the rpoC gene encoding DNA-directed RNA polymerase subunit beta' — MARKQDKNTVRRFNKISIGLASPESILAESRGEVLKPETINYRTHKPERDGLFCERIFGPVKDYECACGKYKRIRYKGIVCDRCGVEVTEKKVRRDRVGHINLVVPIAHIWYFRSLPNKIGYLLGLPSKKLDMIIYYERYVVIQPGNAKNEEGEPLQKMDFLTEEEYLNILESLPQDNQYLDDYDPNKFLAKMGAECLIELLSRIDLEALSYELRHKANTETSKQRKTEALKRLQVVESLRESNNNRENRPEWMIMKVIPIIPPELRPLVPLDGGRFATSDLNDLYRRVIIRNNRLKRLVEIKAPEVILRNEKRMLQESVDSLFDNTRKSSAVKTDSNRPLKSLSDSLKGKQGRFRQNLLGKRVDYSARSVIVVGPELKLHECGLPKNMAAELYKPFVIRKLIERGIVKTVKSAKKIIDKREPVVWDILENVLKGHPVLLNRAPTLHRLGIQAFQPKLIEGKAIQLHPLVCTAFNADFDGDQMAVHLPLGPEAILECQLLMLASHNILNPANGSPVTVPSQDMVLGLYYMTKLRKSTPEAKVKGEGLTFYAPEEVEIAFNEKKVDLNAGIKVRTLDINADGKLAPTIIETTVGRVLFNQKVPQAAGFINEVLTKKSLRDIIGNILKYTSVPETADFLDSIRDLGFKFAFQGGLSFSLGDIIIPPEKQGMIDKANKFVDGIMGNYNMGLITNNERYNQVIDIWTSTNAELTELSMKRIREDQQGFNSVFMMLDSGARGSKEQIRQLTGMRGLMAKPKKSNAGGGEIIENPILSNFKEGLSILEYFISTHGARKGLADTALKTADAGYLTRRLVDVSQDVIINTEDCGTLRGVEVEPLKKNDEVVETLEERIVGRVALNDVYDPLTDELLVASGQLIEDDIARKIENSPIESLEVRSALTCEALQGICAKCYGRNLATGKMVQRGEAVGVVAAQSIGEPGTQLTLRTFHVGGIAGNISEENKLAVKFNGIAEIEDLKTVKGKDGEGNDIDIVISRTSEIKLIDKKTGITLSTNNIPYGSNLLVKNGQELQRGDVVCTWDPYNGVIISEFAGKIKYENIEQGITYQVEIDEQTGFQEKVISESRNKKLIPTLHIEDASGETIRSYNLPVGSHLMINDGEKIGVGKILVKIPRKSAKAGDITGGLPRVTELFEARNPSNPAVVSEIDGVISFGKIKRGNREIVVESKLGEVKKYLVKLSNQILVQENDYVKAGMPLSDGSITPDDILNIKGPSAVQQYLVNEVQEVYRLQGVKINDKHFEVVVRQMMRKVQIIDSGDTLFLEDQLVHKDDFIQENDAIFGLKVIEDAGDSSNLKPGQIVTPRVLRDENSILRREDKNLVTARDAKPATATPILQGITRASLQTKSFISAASFQETTKVLNEAAVAGKVDSLEGLKENVIVGHRIPAGTGMRRYTDIIVGSKEEFDEMMQVKQELNYN, encoded by the coding sequence ATGGCAAGAAAACAAGATAAGAATACAGTAAGGAGATTTAACAAAATCTCAATTGGTTTGGCATCACCAGAGTCTATCTTAGCAGAGTCTAGAGGTGAGGTTTTAAAACCGGAAACTATCAATTATCGAACTCACAAACCAGAAAGAGATGGTTTGTTCTGTGAGCGTATTTTTGGTCCTGTAAAGGATTACGAATGTGCTTGTGGTAAATATAAAAGAATTCGCTACAAAGGTATCGTTTGCGACCGCTGTGGTGTTGAAGTAACAGAAAAGAAAGTACGTCGTGATAGAGTAGGACACATCAATTTAGTTGTGCCTATTGCTCATATCTGGTATTTCCGTTCATTACCAAATAAAATAGGGTATTTATTAGGGTTGCCATCTAAGAAATTAGATATGATTATTTACTACGAACGTTATGTAGTAATTCAACCCGGAAATGCTAAAAATGAAGAAGGTGAACCATTACAAAAAATGGACTTCTTAACTGAAGAAGAATACTTAAATATTCTTGAATCACTTCCTCAAGACAATCAATATTTAGACGACTATGATCCAAACAAGTTCCTTGCTAAAATGGGAGCTGAATGTTTAATTGAGTTATTATCTAGAATTGATTTAGAGGCTTTATCATACGAATTGCGTCATAAAGCAAACACTGAAACGTCTAAACAACGTAAAACAGAAGCTTTAAAACGCTTACAAGTTGTTGAGTCTTTAAGAGAATCAAACAATAACAGGGAAAATCGTCCAGAATGGATGATCATGAAAGTTATTCCAATCATTCCACCAGAATTACGTCCTTTAGTGCCGTTGGATGGTGGTCGTTTTGCAACGTCAGATTTGAATGATTTATACCGTCGTGTTATTATCAGAAACAACCGTCTAAAAAGATTGGTAGAGATTAAAGCTCCTGAAGTTATTTTACGTAACGAAAAACGTATGCTTCAAGAGTCTGTAGATTCATTATTTGATAATACTCGTAAATCTTCAGCTGTAAAAACCGATTCTAACAGACCATTAAAATCATTATCAGATTCATTAAAAGGTAAACAAGGACGTTTCCGTCAAAACCTTTTAGGAAAACGTGTTGATTATTCGGCACGTTCGGTAATTGTTGTTGGACCAGAATTAAAATTACATGAATGTGGATTGCCAAAAAATATGGCAGCAGAGCTTTACAAACCTTTCGTCATTAGAAAATTAATTGAAAGAGGTATTGTAAAAACTGTAAAATCTGCAAAGAAAATTATAGACAAAAGAGAGCCTGTGGTTTGGGATATCTTGGAGAACGTTCTTAAAGGACATCCAGTATTACTAAACCGTGCTCCTACGTTACACAGATTGGGTATTCAAGCATTCCAACCTAAATTAATAGAGGGGAAAGCAATTCAATTACACCCATTAGTATGTACAGCGTTTAATGCGGATTTCGATGGTGACCAAATGGCGGTTCATTTACCATTAGGACCAGAAGCTATTTTAGAATGTCAATTATTAATGTTGGCTTCTCATAATATCTTAAACCCTGCAAATGGTTCACCGGTAACGGTACCTTCTCAAGACATGGTACTTGGTCTTTATTATATGACCAAGTTACGTAAATCGACTCCTGAAGCTAAAGTTAAAGGTGAAGGTTTAACATTTTATGCACCAGAAGAAGTTGAAATCGCTTTTAACGAAAAGAAAGTAGATTTAAATGCGGGTATAAAAGTTAGAACATTAGATATTAATGCCGATGGTAAATTAGCACCAACAATTATTGAAACAACTGTTGGCCGTGTATTATTTAATCAAAAAGTACCACAGGCAGCTGGATTTATCAACGAAGTTCTTACTAAAAAATCATTAAGAGATATTATTGGTAATATCTTAAAATATACATCGGTTCCTGAAACTGCAGATTTCCTTGACTCTATTAGGGATTTAGGATTTAAGTTTGCATTCCAAGGCGGTTTATCATTTAGTTTAGGTGATATCATCATTCCACCAGAAAAACAAGGCATGATTGATAAAGCTAATAAGTTTGTTGATGGTATTATGGGTAACTATAATATGGGACTTATTACGAACAACGAGCGTTATAACCAAGTGATTGATATTTGGACTTCTACCAATGCGGAATTGACTGAATTGTCTATGAAACGTATTCGTGAAGACCAACAAGGATTTAACTCAGTGTTTATGATGCTTGATTCTGGAGCGCGTGGTTCAAAAGAACAAATTCGTCAGCTTACAGGTATGCGTGGATTAATGGCCAAACCTAAAAAATCGAATGCAGGTGGTGGTGAGATTATTGAAAATCCAATTCTTTCTAACTTTAAAGAAGGACTTTCAATCTTAGAATACTTTATCTCAACTCACGGTGCTCGTAAAGGTCTTGCGGATACGGCTCTTAAAACGGCTGATGCTGGTTACTTAACCCGTCGTTTAGTGGATGTTTCCCAAGATGTGATTATTAACACAGAAGATTGTGGAACATTAAGAGGTGTTGAAGTAGAGCCATTGAAGAAAAATGATGAAGTTGTAGAAACACTTGAAGAAAGAATTGTTGGACGTGTTGCATTAAATGATGTGTACGACCCATTAACAGACGAATTGTTAGTAGCTTCAGGACAATTAATTGAAGATGATATTGCTAGAAAGATAGAAAATTCTCCAATTGAAAGTTTAGAAGTACGTTCTGCTTTAACTTGTGAAGCGTTACAAGGTATTTGTGCTAAATGTTACGGACGTAACTTAGCTACCGGAAAAATGGTACAACGTGGTGAAGCTGTTGGTGTAGTAGCTGCACAATCTATTGGAGAGCCAGGTACACAGTTAACACTTCGTACGTTCCACGTAGGTGGTATTGCAGGTAACATTTCAGAAGAAAATAAATTAGCAGTTAAGTTTAACGGTATTGCCGAAATTGAAGATTTAAAAACTGTTAAAGGCAAAGATGGTGAGGGTAATGATATCGATATTGTTATTTCCCGTACATCTGAGATTAAGTTAATTGATAAGAAAACAGGTATTACTTTAAGCACGAATAATATTCCTTACGGTTCTAACCTATTGGTAAAAAATGGTCAGGAATTACAAAGAGGCGATGTTGTTTGTACTTGGGATCCATATAATGGTGTTATTATTTCAGAATTTGCTGGAAAAATTAAGTACGAAAACATTGAGCAAGGTATTACCTATCAAGTTGAAATAGATGAACAAACAGGTTTCCAAGAGAAAGTTATTTCTGAATCTAGAAACAAGAAGTTAATTCCAACGCTTCATATTGAAGATGCTAGCGGAGAAACTATTCGTTCATACAACTTACCAGTTGGTTCTCACTTAATGATTAACGACGGAGAGAAAATTGGCGTTGGTAAAATTTTAGTGAAAATACCTCGTAAATCTGCTAAAGCAGGTGATATTACAGGTGGTTTACCACGTGTAACCGAGTTGTTCGAAGCACGTAATCCTTCAAATCCTGCTGTTGTTAGTGAGATTGATGGTGTGATTTCTTTCGGAAAAATTAAACGTGGTAACCGTGAGATTGTTGTAGAATCTAAATTAGGTGAAGTTAAAAAATACTTAGTTAAATTATCTAATCAAATTCTTGTTCAAGAAAACGATTATGTAAAAGCAGGTATGCCTTTATCAGACGGTTCTATAACTCCAGACGATATCTTAAACATAAAAGGACCATCTGCAGTTCAACAATATTTGGTAAACGAAGTACAAGAAGTTTACCGTTTACAAGGTGTGAAAATTAATGATAAACACTTTGAGGTTGTTGTAAGACAAATGATGCGTAAAGTACAGATTATTGATTCTGGTGACACCCTTTTCTTAGAAGATCAATTAGTACATAAAGATGATTTTATCCAAGAAAATGATGCTATTTTCGGATTAAAAGTTATTGAAGATGCTGGAGATTCATCAAACCTTAAACCAGGTCAAATTGTAACACCTCGCGTTTTAAGAGATGAGAATTCAATTTTAAGAAGAGAAGACAAAAACCTTGTGACTGCCAGAGATGCGAAACCAGCAACGGCAACACCTATATTACAAGGTATCACTAGAGCATCACTTCAAACGAAATCATTTATATCGGCAGCTTCTTTCCAAGAAACTACTAAAGTACTTAATGAAGCAGCAGTCGCTGGTAAAGTAGATAGTTTAGAAGGCTTGAAAGAAAACGTTATTGTTGGACATAGAATACCAGCAGGTACGGGTATGCGTAGATATACTGATATTATCGTTGGCTCTAAAGAAGAGTTTGACGAAATGATGCAAGTAAAACAAGAATTAAATTATAATTAA
- a CDS encoding DUF3467 domain-containing protein yields the protein MADEKDKPKPGQINIELDENVAEGIYSNLAIINHSVSEFVVDFVSIMPGVPKSKVKSRIILTPQHAKRLLKALGDNVARFENAHGEIKDYEQPPIPLNFGPTGQA from the coding sequence ATGGCAGACGAAAAGGATAAACCAAAACCAGGTCAAATTAATATAGAATTGGATGAAAATGTAGCCGAAGGGATATATTCTAATTTAGCTATTATTAATCATTCTGTTTCAGAGTTTGTTGTAGATTTTGTTAGTATTATGCCTGGAGTTCCTAAAAGTAAAGTGAAATCTAGAATTATATTAACACCACAGCATGCTAAGCGATTACTTAAAGCTTTAGGTGATAATGTAGCTCGGTTTGAAAATGCTCATGGTGAAATTAAAGATTACGAGCAACCGCCAATACCATTGAATTTTGGTCCGACAGGCCAAGCATAG
- a CDS encoding (4Fe-4S)-binding protein, producing the protein METYTNEFSNDDITVTYEPCKCIHAEKCAKGLSEVFRTSVIPWIYLDGTETNRIINQIKRCPSGALKYRKNLNKKAS; encoded by the coding sequence ATGGAAACTTATACAAACGAATTCAGTAATGACGATATTACTGTAACCTACGAACCCTGCAAGTGTATTCATGCTGAAAAATGTGCTAAAGGCTTATCGGAAGTTTTTAGAACCAGCGTTATACCTTGGATCTATTTAGATGGTACCGAAACCAATCGTATTATAAATCAAATCAAACGATGTCCGTCAGGAGCACTGAAATATCGAAAGAATTTAAACAAAAAAGCCTCGTAA
- a CDS encoding peptide chain release factor 3, translated as MSFIKEINRRRTFGIISHPDAGKTTLTEKLLLFGGAIQEAGAVKSNKIKKGATSDFMEIERQRGISVATSVLAFEYNGTKINILDTPGHKDFAEDTFRTLTAVDSVIVVVDVAKGVEEQTEKLVEVCRMRNIPMIVFINKMDREGKDAFDLLDEIEQKLGLKVVPLSFPIGMGYDFKGIYNMWEKNINLFSGDSRKNIEETIEISDLQSPELNKLIGDKAAKKLRDEIELVEGIYPEFDKQTYLDGHLQPVFFGSALNNFGVRELLDCFIEIAPKPRPKQSEERLVKPEEDKFTGFVFKIHANMDPNHRDRLAFVKIVSGTFERNKPYLHVRHGKKLKFSSPNAFFAEKKEIVDISYPGDIVGLHDTGNFKIGDTLTEGEAINYKGIPSFSPEHFRYINNADPLKSKQLFKGIDQLMDEGVAQLFTLELNGRKVIGTVGALQYEVIQYRLEHEYGAKCTYESLNVFKACWVDPKNSKSDEYKEFTRVKQRYLAKDKQNQLVFLADSAFSLQMTQQTYPNIKFHFTSEF; from the coding sequence ATGAGTTTTATTAAGGAGATTAACAGACGCCGAACCTTTGGTATTATTTCACATCCCGATGCTGGAAAAACAACACTAACCGAAAAATTATTACTTTTTGGGGGTGCTATACAAGAAGCTGGCGCTGTAAAGAGCAATAAAATTAAAAAAGGTGCGACCAGTGACTTTATGGAAATTGAGCGTCAACGTGGTATTTCGGTTGCCACTTCGGTACTTGCTTTTGAGTATAACGGCACTAAAATTAATATTCTTGATACGCCGGGACATAAAGATTTTGCTGAAGACACTTTTAGAACCCTAACAGCTGTTGATAGTGTTATCGTGGTTGTTGATGTTGCCAAAGGTGTTGAGGAACAGACTGAAAAACTAGTTGAAGTTTGCCGCATGAGAAACATACCTATGATTGTATTCATAAATAAAATGGATAGAGAAGGTAAAGATGCTTTTGATTTATTGGATGAAATTGAACAAAAATTAGGTTTAAAAGTAGTGCCTTTGAGTTTCCCTATAGGCATGGGTTATGATTTTAAGGGTATTTATAACATGTGGGAGAAAAACATTAACTTATTTAGTGGAGACAGCAGAAAAAACATTGAAGAAACCATTGAGATTTCCGATTTACAATCCCCAGAACTAAACAAGCTTATTGGTGATAAAGCTGCAAAAAAGTTAAGAGATGAAATAGAATTGGTAGAAGGTATTTATCCTGAATTTGATAAGCAAACCTATTTAGACGGCCATTTACAACCTGTATTTTTTGGATCTGCTTTAAACAATTTTGGTGTTCGCGAGTTGCTGGATTGTTTTATTGAAATAGCACCAAAACCAAGACCAAAACAAAGTGAAGAACGCCTTGTAAAACCGGAGGAAGATAAATTTACAGGCTTTGTTTTTAAGATACATGCTAATATGGATCCTAACCATAGAGACCGTTTGGCATTTGTTAAAATTGTATCGGGTACATTTGAAAGAAACAAACCATATTTACATGTAAGACATGGTAAAAAATTAAAATTCTCAAGTCCTAATGCCTTTTTTGCTGAAAAGAAAGAAATTGTAGATATCTCCTATCCAGGCGATATTGTGGGGTTACACGATACAGGGAACTTTAAAATTGGAGACACCTTAACCGAAGGCGAAGCTATAAATTACAAAGGAATCCCCAGTTTTTCTCCTGAACACTTTAGATATATTAATAATGCTGACCCTTTGAAATCCAAACAATTATTTAAAGGGATTGACCAATTAATGGACGAGGGTGTTGCCCAATTATTTACATTGGAACTTAATGGGCGAAAAGTTATTGGAACTGTTGGTGCACTTCAATACGAAGTTATACAGTACCGTTTAGAACATGAATACGGTGCCAAATGTACTTACGAAAGTTTAAATGTATTTAAAGCGTGTTGGGTAGATCCTAAAAACTCTAAAAGCGATGAATACAAAGAATTTACCAGAGTAAAACAGCGTTACTTAGCAAAAGACAAACAAAATCAGTTGGTATTTTTAGCCGATTCTGCCTTTTCGTTACAGATGACTCAGCAAACATATCCAAATATAAAATTCCATTTTACCTCCGAATTTTAG
- the idi gene encoding isopentenyl-diphosphate Delta-isomerase, which yields MEEEKVILVNENDEQIGTMPKMEAHEKALLHRAFSVFVFNDNNELMLQQRAAHKYHSPLLWTNTCCSHQRVGETNIQAGKRRLMEEMGFVVELEDTISFIYKAPFDNGLTEHEFDHILIGKYNSTPIINPDEVASWKWMSLDAVKNDILEHPEFYTEWFKIIFDKFYEHINISK from the coding sequence ATGGAAGAAGAAAAAGTAATTCTTGTAAATGAAAACGATGAACAAATAGGCACCATGCCTAAAATGGAAGCACATGAAAAAGCATTGTTACATCGTGCATTTTCAGTATTTGTGTTTAATGATAATAATGAATTAATGCTGCAACAACGCGCAGCCCATAAATACCATTCACCCTTGTTATGGACAAATACCTGCTGCAGCCACCAACGTGTTGGGGAAACCAATATTCAGGCAGGAAAGCGCCGCTTAATGGAAGAAATGGGCTTTGTTGTAGAATTAGAAGATACGATTTCGTTTATTTATAAAGCACCTTTTGATAATGGTTTAACGGAGCATGAATTCGACCATATCTTGATTGGGAAATACAATAGCACACCAATAATCAATCCAGATGAAGTGGCCAGTTGGAAATGGATGTCGCTTGATGCTGTGAAGAATGATATTTTGGAACATCCAGAATTTTATACCGAGTGGTTTAAAATTATTTTTGATAAATTCTACGAACATATAAATATTTCAAAATGA
- a CDS encoding 6-pyruvoyl trahydropterin synthase family protein yields the protein MKVTVSRKAHFNAAHRLYRKDWTHEKNDEVFGKCNNPNFHGHNYELIVSVTGEIDKETGYVIDMKVLKDIIKDEVEDAFDHKNLNIEVPEFKDLNPTAENIAVVIYNKMKPKIDSKLSLEITLFETPRNFVTYSGT from the coding sequence ATGAAGGTAACAGTTAGTAGAAAGGCGCATTTTAATGCTGCGCACCGTTTATATAGAAAAGATTGGACTCATGAAAAAAACGATGAAGTGTTTGGTAAATGCAACAATCCAAATTTTCATGGGCATAATTATGAATTAATTGTAAGTGTCACGGGCGAAATTGATAAAGAAACGGGTTATGTCATAGACATGAAAGTTTTAAAAGACATCATTAAAGATGAAGTTGAAGATGCTTTCGATCATAAAAATTTAAATATTGAAGTACCCGAATTTAAAGATTTAAACCCTACTGCCGAAAACATTGCAGTTGTTATTTATAATAAGATGAAGCCGAAAATTGATTCAAAACTAAGTTTGGAAATAACACTTTTTGAAACACCACGTAATTTTGTAACTTATTCAGGAACCTAA
- a CDS encoding type I phosphomannose isomerase catalytic subunit, translated as MIDTLYPIKFAPILKDKIWGGQKLKTLLNKKSDLPNIGESWEISDVEGDTSIVSNGSLKGQSLKQLLETYKSDLLGLKNYEIFKDKFPLLIKFIDAKEDLSIQLHPNDELAAKRHNSFGKTEMWYVFQADKGSNLIVGFNQDMTPEKYLKHLENKTLTEILNFDEVKEGDTYFIEVGRVHAIGAGVMVAEIQQTSDITYRVYDWDRVDANGNERDLHNDLAIDAIDFNMPDNFRVTYNKTENQSNEMVSCPYFTTNYLKVNKTLQKENHHDSFIIYMCVDGEGEIKANGFSEAIKKGETILLPAAIKDYEIASKDATLLEVYL; from the coding sequence ATGATAGACACTTTATATCCAATTAAATTTGCACCCATTTTAAAAGACAAAATTTGGGGAGGGCAAAAATTAAAAACCTTGCTTAATAAAAAAAGCGATTTACCAAATATTGGTGAAAGTTGGGAAATTAGTGATGTAGAAGGCGATACGTCCATAGTTAGTAATGGCAGTTTAAAAGGACAATCATTAAAACAACTTTTAGAAACCTATAAATCTGATTTGCTAGGACTAAAGAATTATGAAATTTTTAAAGATAAGTTTCCCTTGCTCATCAAGTTTATAGACGCCAAAGAAGATTTGTCTATCCAACTGCATCCGAATGATGAATTAGCGGCAAAAAGGCATAATTCCTTCGGAAAGACAGAAATGTGGTATGTATTTCAAGCAGACAAAGGTTCTAATCTTATCGTTGGTTTTAATCAAGATATGACACCTGAAAAGTATTTAAAGCATTTAGAAAATAAAACACTTACTGAAATCTTAAACTTCGACGAAGTTAAGGAAGGAGACACTTATTTTATTGAAGTAGGGCGTGTACATGCTATTGGAGCAGGTGTTATGGTGGCTGAAATTCAACAAACCAGTGATATTACTTACAGGGTTTATGATTGGGATCGCGTAGATGCTAACGGTAATGAACGTGACTTGCATAACGATTTGGCCATAGATGCCATCGATTTTAATATGCCGGATAATTTTAGAGTGACTTACAATAAAACCGAAAATCAATCAAACGAAATGGTGAGTTGCCCATATTTTACAACGAACTATTTAAAAGTTAATAAAACACTTCAAAAAGAAAACCATCATGATTCCTTTATTATATATATGTGTGTAGATGGTGAAGGCGAAATTAAGGCAAATGGTTTTTCAGAAGCCATAAAAAAGGGAGAAACTATTTTACTTCCAGCAGCTATTAAAGATTATGAGATAGCTTCTAAAGATGCGACTTTATTGGAAGTGTATTTATAG
- a CDS encoding DUF4369 domain-containing protein, with protein MKKIIYILLSLVILACSKEQHDLTVKVHVNGLKKGVLYLKKAKNDNLITIDTVAVNGQSDITLHASSLESPEVFYLFLDKNSSEKDQIVFFADKGLTEITTSVKNFGFGAKINGSEQQKVFEEYKLMRTRFNEQNLDLIKEGFEALKKGDTSEYNTIQKKSDSNLKRRYLFTVNFALNHKDSEVAPYLALTEIYNAKVKFLDTINSVLTPKVKASKYGKELQGFIDKIKESEK; from the coding sequence ATGAAAAAAATAATATACATCCTATTATCGCTTGTAATTTTAGCCTGCAGCAAAGAACAACATGACTTAACTGTAAAGGTTCATGTAAATGGTTTAAAAAAAGGAGTTCTTTATTTGAAAAAAGCAAAGAATGACAATCTTATTACAATCGATACCGTAGCAGTAAATGGTCAATCGGATATTACATTACATGCTTCTTCTTTAGAATCACCTGAAGTCTTTTATTTGTTTTTAGATAAAAACAGCTCTGAAAAAGACCAAATTGTATTTTTTGCAGATAAAGGCCTAACCGAAATAACAACCTCTGTTAAGAACTTTGGATTTGGCGCAAAAATTAATGGTTCTGAACAACAAAAAGTATTTGAAGAATACAAATTGATGCGAACGCGTTTTAATGAGCAAAATCTAGATCTTATTAAAGAAGGTTTTGAAGCACTAAAGAAAGGTGATACGTCCGAATACAATACTATTCAAAAAAAATCAGATAGTAATCTAAAGCGCCGTTATTTATTTACTGTTAATTTTGCTTTGAACCATAAAGACAGTGAAGTGGCACCTTACTTAGCCCTAACTGAAATTTACAATGCTAAAGTTAAATTTTTAGACACCATCAATAGCGTTTTAACACCAAAAGTTAAAGCGTCTAAATATGGTAAAGAATTACAGGGGTTTATTGACAAAATAAAAGAATCTGAGAAGTAA
- a CDS encoding DoxX family protein, with product MNYPWHLYLMATLYIAAGINHFIKPKMYLRIMPIYLPNHKLLVFLSGIAEIFLGIMLCIPLVKNISLVFIIIMLIVFLLVHFYMLSNKQASAGLPKWLLILRIPIQFLLIYWAYFYLGL from the coding sequence ATGAACTATCCGTGGCATTTGTATTTAATGGCTACACTTTATATAGCAGCAGGAATCAATCATTTTATAAAACCTAAAATGTATTTACGTATTATGCCTATTTATTTACCAAACCATAAATTGTTGGTGTTTTTAAGTGGTATTGCAGAAATATTTCTAGGCATTATGCTTTGCATTCCCTTGGTTAAAAACATATCCCTCGTATTTATCATTATCATGTTGATAGTTTTCCTGTTGGTACATTTTTATATGCTTTCTAATAAACAAGCTTCAGCAGGATTGCCAAAATGGTTACTTATTCTAAGAATTCCTATTCAGTTTTTGCTAATCTATTGGGCCTACTTCTATTTAGGTTTATAA
- a CDS encoding M15 family metallopeptidase: MKCCVRFLLVFVWFGAFAQLPDGFVYVKTIIPDLDVELQYNTSNNFVGKRIDGYQSNKLILTKQAALALKEVQEALLDKNLCLKVYDGYRPQRAVNHFMRWAKDLNDTINKRAFYPDVDKLDLFVEEYIAVRSGHSKGSTVDVTIINGNTGEPLDMGSNYDFFGQASWANYKDITELQKANRQLLQEVMLKFGFKNYPKEWWHFTLKDEPFPDTYFDFPVK, translated from the coding sequence ATGAAATGTTGTGTAAGGTTTTTGTTAGTATTTGTCTGGTTTGGAGCATTTGCCCAATTACCTGATGGGTTTGTGTATGTAAAAACTATTATTCCAGATTTGGATGTAGAACTGCAATACAATACCTCTAATAATTTTGTTGGTAAACGTATTGATGGCTACCAATCAAACAAACTCATATTAACCAAACAGGCTGCTTTAGCTTTGAAAGAGGTTCAGGAAGCATTACTAGATAAGAATTTATGCCTGAAAGTGTATGATGGGTACAGACCACAACGGGCTGTAAACCATTTTATGCGGTGGGCTAAAGATCTTAATGACACGATTAATAAACGGGCATTTTACCCAGATGTTGATAAATTGGATTTATTCGTTGAAGAGTATATTGCAGTCCGATCGGGACACAGTAAGGGCAGCACGGTAGATGTAACCATTATAAATGGGAATACTGGCGAACCCTTGGATATGGGCAGTAATTATGACTTTTTTGGTCAAGCTTCTTGGGCAAATTATAAAGACATTACCGAACTCCAAAAGGCTAATAGGCAACTTTTACAAGAAGTCATGCTTAAATTCGGTTTTAAAAATTATCCGAAAGAATGGTGGCATTTTACCTTAAAAGATGAGCCATTTCCTGATACGTATTTCGATTTTCCTGTAAAATAA
- a CDS encoding DUF6249 domain-containing protein has translation MEDILIPISLFLAIFGIVYLYLSTRNKERLALIEKGADASIFMGNRSHRSPMWKVLLLNLALLLMAIGLGVFIASFLVYSLGVIDDVAYPGTIFLMSGLGLFIGFNMTKNLDKE, from the coding sequence ATGGAAGATATTTTAATACCAATCAGTTTATTTCTTGCAATCTTTGGAATCGTATATTTATACCTATCTACAAGAAATAAAGAACGTTTAGCACTTATTGAAAAAGGTGCCGATGCCAGTATTTTTATGGGAAACAGAAGTCATCGTTCCCCAATGTGGAAAGTACTTCTATTAAATTTGGCCCTTTTATTAATGGCTATTGGACTTGGCGTCTTTATCGCATCCTTCCTGGTTTATAGTCTAGGAGTTATAGATGATGTAGCCTACCCTGGAACTATCTTCTTAATGTCAGGATTAGGCCTATTTATTGGCTTTAATATGACCAAGAATTTAGATAAAGAATAA